The sequence ttttttttaaaaaaaaaaaagaaagggggggggggggggggggggtagAAGAACGAGTAAAAAACAGAAAGTAGAAGTGCCTTacaaaagagcaagcaagttGAGGGGAGCTGGGATGATGTCGAGCGGGCGCGCCAAAGTCATGCTAATAGTACACTGTGGAAATCACACCATCGTCGCCAAAAACTCACGCGAAACTGGAGAATATACCTGGCTCTTCGTACTTCGCTAGAAAGTCGAGACCCAACAAGGAATATGCCACCGGGTTAGAAAACCCCCCTGACACGCGATTATAGAGCTGAATGGTGGTAGTGGGTATCTCAGTAAAAGGATACAGCTGCATTCGACTATATGCAGCAGCGCAAAACCGGATATGAGGCGGCCTAAAAGGCCCCAGCACTCCCTCGACCGCCAACAGGCCCAAGGCCCATAGCGGCTCCAGACTCTACTAGCACCTCTTCGTCTCCAGGTCCCAGAAGAGCTCCCAGAAACCCAGAGCCCCAGATTCCAACGATACCCCACATCTCTAATCGCCAGCTGCGATAAAGACCCCTTATTCCCTGGCCCCTGCGGCGTCTCGGCACTCTGCCCGCGGGCCCGGCCGTTGTAGGCTCTGGCGGCCGGCCCAACACTCGTTCAATCGCAACAGCTTCAGCCCCTCCGTCCGTGCCTTCTTCGTAGACAATACTCCACATTGTCCCAACGATACCACGGTATGTGTCTGGTGTAGGTACAACCGTTTGTACAGCGGAGGTGACGTTCTCTTGTGAAGACGATGACGCGGACACAGTAGTACGTGTGATGCTCTGCTGCCTCAACACCGGAGACGTGAAGGTCGCTATTTGAGCTCGCCTTAAAACTGTTTCTAGTGGAATGCGTACTCCTAGTTCCAGACCGGAAGCCATGAGAGTAAAGAGGCCCCAGCTTGAAGGGTTAAGGACCGGGTCCAAAGAAAGATAGGATTTGAGGAAAAGTGGGGTACTGTTCGCGAGTAGTGTTGGAAGCGTGGAGGAGAGGATCGTAATTGGGAGTAAATGGGGAGGAATTAGATAATTAGGGGTGGGAAGTTGACGAATAGCTCTGAAAAGCGAACCCGGGCCGTGCCCCGCGGGGCTTAAGATTAAGTATGTCCTTGCGGTATCAACGGGGGATAACACGATGGAAGCCAGGGCTGCCGAAAGACAGGTAAGGACTAAAGCAGCTCCTGGAGACGTAGATGTCAAGATATCGGATTCAAGGATGGTCGAGAAGCTATCCTCCGGATAGCCGATAATCGCTGAAAGAAGACTTCGAATGAAGGTATTCAAAGTCGGAAGGAGTAAAGAGTACACAAATGTCGAAGTCGAGCCCTTCCAAATAGATGTTGGTCCATTTGTTGTCCATAGCTGTGCAAGTACATCAAAGAGGGCAGAGGGGTCCTTGATCTTAAGCATATAGCCGGGCTTAGTGGACTGCGGGATGTAACCACTCCGATCCGTAATTCGATGAGGCGGGCGGCGGGTACGCGAGGCAGAAGCGGAGGCCGCCGGTGCTGCTGGTGCAAAGTAGCTATCCTCATCGTCAGATGAGTATGAAGATTGCTAACACGCGTAGTTGTTAGTCCCAAAGCTGGCACAGGAGAACCGGGTAAATCGATACATACATCTGTGTAGATGCTCTCCCGATAACTTCGATCCTGTCCCCGTCTCTCGTCCAGCGCCCTTATCTCTTGTTCATCTTGAACAACGCAAACCTGGAGAATCGTCTTTGCAACCTCGAAGGGCTGTGATATCAGAACGCGGGAATATCTCCATAATGCGCTTTCAAGAAGCTGTTTGATGGACTCCGCCACCGACGGAGAGGACTCTCCCAGGTAATCGGAGTAATCAAAATCGGAGAAGATTTCACGAGCAGAACTCCCGAAGCTGGTTATATTCCCTGATGCCGCTGATGGAGGCCCATTGGGCGAGATCTTCGAGACCGATTGCCCAGCAGGCAGCCCAATGGAAGGGGGAACGTAGTACGGGCGAAGGGGATTTGGCGCTTCAGGTGGCGAAGTCATTGTGCTCTAAAAGCACCGGGGTGGGCCAAAACCAATTGCAAATGCAGGGGAAAACTCTGCGAGATTCGGCGATGTGGTTGCTGGCGACTCTGGAAATGAGATAAAATAGATATTTGAAGCTACTAGGAGATGTTGTTTTTCTGAATCTGGACTTCCGTAATTTCCGCTCCGCTGATTCGACTGATTTTCTTGTCGCCGCTTTCGCCGGCCGAACATCAACTGCGGCCGCGAACAAATTTCTGTCAGCCAACACTCTTCGCTGCTGCGAGATATCTCAAGCAATTTTGCACATTTTTTGCTGCGCTGGCCAACACTGCTCCTACGCAACCATGAATCCGTGGAGAACGATATGCCAGCAGCTCCTCCGACCGTCCGCCCCGCCGGCTGCTGGACAGTTTAGGGTAGTTGGAACGTCCCGGGGTTGGAATACGTTCACAGTTTCGAATCACCAAAGATTCGTTTCAAGGTCCAAGGCCTATTCGATCTACAGCAGGCCAGCTCGCCGGCTACGCAGTTCGGGCCACTACCAATGCTCATATGGCAATCCCGCGCAGCCACGACGGCCTTTCTCCGCGACCACAGCTGCTGCACATGGCCATATTGAACCTCCAAAACCAGGCGAAGAGTGAGTTCGACTACATATTTGACCAGGGAATCTATGGGGACCCTTTTCAACTGACTATTCTCAGGATCAACGTCACTTTTGTCGATAAGGACGGCGAGAGGCATGATTTCCAGGTCGCCAAGGGAGATAACCTGCTTGACATCGCGCAAGCAAATGATTTAGAGATGGAAGGTCGGTTTGGTCTTTATTTTCCATTAAATGCGACGGCGTTGCATTGACATTAAATTTCAGGAGCTTGTGGAGGTTCTTGTGCCTGCTCTACCTGTCATGTTATTGTTGAAGACCAGGGGATGTACGACCGAATGCCTGAGCCCGACGACGATGAAAACGATATGTTGGACCTTGCCTTTGGGTTAACGGAGACCTCGCGACTCGGATGCCAGGTGCAGATGACGCCCGAACTGGACGGATTAGTTGTGCGACTGCCCAGTATGACCAGAAATTTGCAAGCTAGCGACTTCGCGGATAAGAAATGATTCCCCCTACCGCTTTACTCTCGACTTCAACATAGCCTTGAACAACGAGAGGAAATTCGTCGTGTGCACGGGTTTTTCTTGTACTACCAGCGTCGCCGGGATTTTGAAAACTCCGGTGTATCAGATTTTGGAAAGATTTAGATTGCAATGTGTATTATTATAAAATTCAACAACAATAtcaagaatttttttttcccaacCACTGCTGTGTTCCCATAAATGACGAGAAGACGAAAAACAATATAGTCCCTTCCATGCGCCTGAAAACATGCTGAATCTTTTAAGACCATAACACATTGCTCATGCTTCTTCGATTGTCACTTTCTTCCCTTTCCCGTTAATCAGTTCCAAAAACCCTTGCTTGCTAACCTCGGTAACCTTCTTTTCTCGTTCGTCCATGCCGACAGTTGCACGTTTTCGCCTCTCCTCCCTCGCCGCTTCTTCGCCTCGCACCTGAGCAGCCCGAACAGCATTGAACAATTTCACCACACCCCTCTGCGCTATCTTTCGTAAGCGCTTTTCCTGCTCCGCCGTTTCGCCAGCCTCTCCTCGCTCAACCCCCAGAACGTCCTTTACCCGTCCACGCTCAAGCTCTTCCTTCTTCTCGGCACGTATCTTTGCACGCGCTCGTTTTTCAAGTTTCTCGTTGGCAATATCCGCTGTCGTTTGCGCTGTGGACTTACTTCGTGATAGCACGGGATCGGCGCGGGCAGAGGTAGAAAGTTTTGTTCCAAGAATTTTGGATATGGAGGTGGAAAATGCCGCAGGGTCATTTCGCTTCGAGATCTGTTTGCGATTTGCTATACTCCCAACGTCGGAGGTGGCTAGAGAGTAGTCTGATGAATCGGAGTCGTTTTCGGAGTCTGACGCACTAGCATCGTTTTCCTCTGCGTTTGACGCCGCCACTGCATCCTCTGGTAGTTGGACGCCCGTAACTGATCCATCGTTGTCACTGTCGGAGTCTTGTAAGGTCACTCCCGAGAACGGGGCTGGCGGAGCGTCGTCTTCATTTTCGGAGGAACTACTGTGATACTCCAGTTGTTtcttgaatttcttttttggttgaGAGGTCTTGCCATTCATGGCATCCTctattcttctcttcttcgaTATCGATGGCGCCATTGCGTCTTCTCTCGTCTGGTTCTAgatgtttcttttttgctcTGCCATCGCTGCTCTCCGCAAACTTTCCAAAGCCCAAGGCTTATCGGACGGGTCACATGACTCTCCGCACGGACTTTAACGCAACGAGGGCATGATTTCGCCTCTTTGGCAAGCGACTCTGACCGTCGTCCGCGGGCATCTAGATTGCGTTGATTTCGTTTCTTCTGTTACAGATTAAATATTTATCGCCTTGGCCTGTTTGTTGTTTTCGCGACGTTGTCATGGTTCTTCAGGATTTAGGCCGGCGCATCAACGCCGCTGTCAGTGATCTGACCAGGTCGAATGATCTGGACGAAAAGGTAATACTGACCTAGAGCCCTTGCGGGGCAGGATAAGTATTTTACTAACCTATCTATAAGGTGTTTGATTCTATGCTTAAAGAGATATGCGCTGCTTTACTTTCAGCCGACGTAAACGTCCGCCTCGTCCAAAACCTTCGGAAATCTATCAAATCCAGCGTCAACTTCTCCTCTATACCGCCTGCCGTTAATAAAAAGCGCCTCATTCAGAAAGCCGTGTTTGATCAGTTGGTCGCTCTAGTAGATCCTCACTCCGAGCCTTTCAAGCCGAAGAAGGGTCGATCGAATGTCATCATGTTCGTTGGTCTACAAGGTGCGGGAAAGACGACGACATGTACGAAGCTCGCAAGACATTACCAAACAAGAGGGTTCAAGTCTGCCTTGGTTTGCGCAGATACGTTCCGTGCGGGAGCTTTCGATCAGTTAAAGCAGAACGCGACAAAGGCCAAGATCCCATACTACGGCAGCTTAACGCAGACGGACCCCGCTATTGTCGCCGCAGACGGCGTTGCTAAAttcaagaaggaaaaatttGAAGTTATCATCGTTGACACCAGTGGAAGACACAAACAGGAAGAGGACCTTTTTGCAGAAATGACACAGATCCAGAATGCCGTGAAACCCGATCAAACTATCCTTGTTCTCGACAGTAGCATTGGGCAAGCAGCTGAGGCGCAGTCGGCAGCTTTCAAGGCGACAGCGGACTTCGGGGCCATTATCATCACAAAAACAGATGGACATGCCGCTGGTGGTGGTGCCATATCTGCCGTTGCTGCTACCCACACTCCCATTATCTTTCTAGGTACCGGGGAACACATGTTGGATCTGGAAAGATTTGCCCCGAAGCCGTTTATACAAAAATTATTGGGTATGGGTGACATGGCCAGCTTGGTTGAACACGTCCAAGCGGTAACGAAAGATTCTGCTGGTGCGAAGGAGACCTACAAGCATATTGCGGAGGGAATATTTACACTTCGAGATTTTCGTGAAAATATAACATCGATAATGAAAATGGGTCCTCTCTCCAAAATATCAAGTATGATTCCTGGTCTTTCTGGTCTTACAGCGGGTctcgatgatgaagatggcTCTCTGAAGCTCCGCCGAATGATTTACATTTTTGATAGTATGACAGCCGCAGAACTCGACGGCGATGGCAAAGTCTTTGTTGATCAACCGTCTCGGATCGTTCGCGTGGCCTGTGGAAGCGGCACCACCGTTagagaagttgaagatcTCCTGTCGCAACATAAGATGATGGCGGGCATGGCCAAGAAGGTTGGTGGCCAGAAGAAGCAAATGCAGCGCGCCCAGAACATGCTCAAAGGCGGAAACAAGGAGCAGCAGATGGCAGCTATGCAAAAAAGAATGGCTGCGATGGGTGGTGCAGGTGCTCCTGGAATGCCGCGGATGCCTGGAATGGGTGACATGGCGAAGATGATGCAGATGCTACAGGGAAGTGGAGGAGCAGGGGGTGGAATGCCCGGTTTTGGAGGCATGGATCTTCAAAGCATGATGAGCCAaatgggtggaatgctggGTGGGGCTGGAGGAAGTGGAAGAGGTCGTCGATAATTCTATTGCGACGATTTACTATTATCTTGTCGATGTGGAGCATGTATTAAGCATACCATAAAGGCGGCGGCGTTACGGTGTAAAAGGTCGTGGGCTATTTGCGGATTTGTTTCTGGCCAGGTCCTGAAATACCTTTGTTTATGTTTCTGGCCTTTGTCTTTTAGCATGATACGCTAGCTTCATACTCCGTGCAAAAGAGTTATTTtgactttttcttttgccatCGACTACCATCCTATAAGTAGACGaatgttaaaaaaaaaggggggtgGGAATCGGAACGACAGTGCTGAGAAAACTGTAAATATACAAATGGGAGGAACTAACAGCGAAATAGGCAGCAGACCACCTTCAGGTCTATGCTTCATCAACCCTAGCGCTCCGGAGGAATTCATCCCAAGCCTTGCCCATAGCTCGCCCGAGCCAGCCGGATCTCTCACCAGCGTAGGCCGCCCATTTTCCGGCCCTTTGCCTCACTTGCTCTTCCCAATTATCGACGTAGTCGAACACCACTTTTCCGGGAGGAAGCGCACGACCCCTCGTAGCCGCCAAAGGAGTCTCGAGCGTGTATCTCCAAGTCTCCTTTCCATTAACATACAACGAGTACGTCAGGCGTGAGGTAGGCTGTTCACTCTCATCGGCTTTGATACTAATAAGGCCAAACTTGAAATTTCCATCTGGCACGTACTTGATAGCCAcatcttcatcatcctcCTGGTGATACGATCTCACCGGAAGGTAAAACTGGCTGAGTGGGCCGACACAGAACTCATGAATACCTCTTCCAGCACCAGAAAATGGCTCCGGGGCCGAGGTAGATGAAAGGATTGGATCTGGAAACCGCGTGGCGGCAAACTCATGTCTGTCACCGCTTAGGAGAACAATCCGTACACCAAGTTCGAGTTCTGCTTTCCACATGGCTTCGAAAATCGTCCGCCTTTCTTTCAGAAAGCCACCCCAGGTATCCGGCGTACCCACATGCCAGTTTTTAGTAAACGGCACGCTACTAGTGATGATTTTCCATTTTACCCCCTCCGACTCCGGGCGTAAGATATATTCGATCAGCGCCTGTAGCTGCGCGAAGCCTAGCATGCTAGAGTCCTCGCGGGACGGCTCAGAGCGATAAGTTCTCGTatccaaaaggaaaaaagaagcagGGCCGTTGATAAATGAAAAATAACTTGTGTTAGACGGAATGGAATGTGGGTGTTCTGGTATTGGAGGGTTAACGTTGACATGATAGTGCAAGTATGGATCCACAGCTGCTGGGTACGGAGGAGTGGAATTTCCAGAGGCCCAGTCGTTGGCGATTTCATGATCGTCCAGAGTATGGATCCATGGGATATTAGCAGGGGAATCTGGAGGAATACGCCAACTAGGCGAGGAGTAAACCCTGCGATACTCGCTTCGGTAATGCTGTACGGATGACCCAAATCGCCATGGTACGTCAATATAGATAAAATCACCTAAGAAGAGCATAAAGGAAGGGCGAAGCGCCTCGCCCAATCTTGTCAATGTCGAAGTGAGGACGTCAATCCCATGAATTTGGAAAGGATGGGAAAAGGGGTTGTAGGGAAAATTCGGTTTTATGCAGCTCGAAGTTACAAATGTCAGCTCTTTCGACTTGGGAGAGCCGAGTTCCGGTGCCGTAGTGAACTCCCCAGATTGATTGTTGGACAACGAGTACCGGTATTTAGTTGAAGGATTAAGCCCAGTAATCGAAACCGGGTACGTAAAATCTGTTGATTCATCTAGAGGGTCCAAGGTTCCCACTGTCACTGCCGGGCCAGCTCGATCGTCGCTAAGCTCCTGGTATGATATACGAAGGGGCAGATTTTGCTTTGGCTCTCGAACAAGAATTTTTGCCGTGGTTGAAGATACGTATCCGACGCGAGAGAATGAAAGTTCATTCGTTGGGTAAAATAGGAGGCCTCGCAGCATGAAATCAAACgcaagaagagacagaaATATATTGACCCCGATTGTTGCTCGGCTCGCAGCCTTTGAAGTAGTTGATGGGACACCCGTCAATAAAGACTTGAAGGCGGATACATGTGCTTCTTCTCTGTTCTTTGACGCATGTTGTCGGCGGCTCTCGTTCCTACGGCCATCTTCTCCAATATCCCTCTGCAGGTTTATTCTCTTTGACTCCTTCCCACTGGAAATGGTCCCACTATAAACCTCCCTTCGCGATCCATCGTCCACTCGCTCCTTTACAGGCCAGATAGAGCCAAAATAAACCAATAAAGCCGTTAGAATTATCGGTGGGACTGGGTGTGCAGGAATCTAGTCTTTTGTAAGCAAGTGTGGCCTAAGATCAAGAATTGGCATTTTCTCCTGACCCAGCGAAGAAACACATAGACAAGAACCCGAATAGTAGTCGAGCTTAAAGTGATGATCGCTTTCCGAGCTGATGACATACCTCGTTGGAAGACTGAAGAAATGACTGCGGCGCGACCATTTGGAGCCCGTCCTCCGTAATTGCTGACTGACAAGGATCAAACGTCTCGAGCATCGTTGAAGTTGCTTTGATGACGACATAGGGTGCAAACAAGCCAAACATAGTCCCCAACAAGACGGCTTGAGAAGACAATCAAGAACTCAAATCTATCGTCATTGTTCTAGTTTCTACTAAGAATATCTTCCGTTTATCATAAAACTCTATGCCGTGGCTAACTTCGAGTAAAGCGCAGAAGTCGCACACGCAAGGACTGTCTTCATTCCCACTATCAGTGAGATTGAAGCGGCCCATTCCCATGGGCGAGAGATGCCCCCCGGCATTGCGTTGAAGTATTCCCACCCTGATACCCCCCCGAACGATGGGTACTTTGTCAGCACGTTTGCTAACACCGAACTTATCGTTTCCATTGGAACATAGCCCTGAGACCCGTTAGCGGGATTGGTCAAGAGACCTATAACGATCCTCTCCGCCTCCCAGCCTTGATGTATGATGGTATCGTAGACGCTGGGATGCAGCATATGACCCCATCCATTGTAGAACTGCACATTATACCA is a genomic window of Coccidioides posadasii str. Silveira chromosome 3, complete sequence containing:
- a CDS encoding uncharacterized protein (EggNog:ENOG410PKAH~COG:P~TransMembrane:3 (i7-26o32-50i128-149o)); translation: MSSARKAIITLSSTTIRVLVYVFLRWIPAHPVPPIILTALLVYFGSIWPVKERVDDGSRREVYSGTISSGKESKRINLQRDIGEDGRRNESRRQHASKNREEAHVSAFKSLLTGVPSTTSKAASRATIGVNIFLSLLAFDFMLRGLLFYPTNELSFSRVGYVSSTTAKILVREPKQNLPLRISYQELSDDRAGPAVTVGTLDPLDESTDFTYPVSITGLNPSTKYRYSLSNNQSGEFTTAPELGSPKSKELTFVTSSCIKPNFPYNPFSHPFQIHGIDVLTSTLTRLGEALRPSFMLFLGDFIYIDVPWRFGSSVQHYRSEYRRVYSSPSWRIPPDSPANIPWIHTLDDHEIANDWASGNSTPPYPAAVDPYLHYHVNVNPPIPEHPHSIPSNTSYFSFINGPASFFLLDTRTYRSEPSREDSSMLGFAQLQALIEYILRPESEGVKWKIITSSVPFTKNWHVGTPDTWGGFLKERRTIFEAMWKAELELGVRIVLLSGDRHEFAATRFPDPILSSTSAPEPFSGAGRGIHEFCVGPLSQFYLPVRSYHQEDDEDVAIKYVPDGNFKFGLISIKADESEQPTSRLTYSLYVNGKETWRYTLETPLAATRGRALPPGKVVFDYVDNWEEQVRQRAGKWAAYAGERSGWLGRAMGKAWDEFLRSARVDEA
- the YAH1 gene encoding mitochondrial matrix iron-sulfur protein (EggNog:ENOG410PN2J~COG:C~BUSCO:14272at33183), with the protein product MNPWRTICQQLLRPSAPPAAGQFRVVGTSRGWNTFTVSNHQRFVSRSKAYSIYSRPARRLRSSGHYQCSYGNPAQPRRPFSATTAAAHGHIEPPKPGEEINVTFVDKDGERHDFQVAKGDNLLDIAQANDLEMEGACGGSCACSTCHVIVEDQGMYDRMPEPDDDENDMLDLAFGLTETSRLGCQVQMTPELDGLVVRLPSMTRNLQASDFADKK
- the SRP54 gene encoding Signal recognition particle (BUSCO:167498at4751~EggNog:ENOG410PH16~COG:U~BUSCO:6496at33183) → MVLQDLGRRINAAVSDLTRSNDLDEKVFDSMLKEICAALLSADVNVRLVQNLRKSIKSSVNFSSIPPAVNKKRLIQKAVFDQLVALVDPHSEPFKPKKGRSNVIMFVGLQGAGKTTTCTKLARHYQTRGFKSALVCADTFRAGAFDQLKQNATKAKIPYYGSLTQTDPAIVAADGVAKFKKEKFEVIIVDTSGRHKQEEDLFAEMTQIQNAVKPDQTILVLDSSIGQAAEAQSAAFKATADFGAIIITKTDGHAAGGGAISAVAATHTPIIFLGTGEHMLDLERFAPKPFIQKLLGMGDMASLVEHVQAVTKDSAGAKETYKHIAEGIFTLRDFRENITSIMKMGPLSKISSMIPGLSGLTAGLDDEDGSLKLRRMIYIFDSMTAAELDGDGKVFVDQPSRIVRVACGSGTTVREVEDLLSQHKMMAGMAKKVGGQKKQMQRAQNMLKGGNKEQQMAAMQKRMAAMGGAGAPGMPRMPGMGDMAKMMQMLQGSGGAGGGMPGFGGMDLQSMMSQMGGMLGGAGGSGRGRR
- the UGO1 gene encoding mitochondrial fusion and transport protein ugo1 (EggNog:ENOG410PHCD~COG:S~TransMembrane:5 (i216-239o259-279i310-331o351-371i484-503o)~BUSCO:8563at33183), coding for MTSPPEAPNPLRPYYVPPSIGLPAGQSVSKISPNGPPSAASGNITSFGSSAREIFSDFDYSDYLGESSPSVAESIKQLLESALWRYSRVLISQPFEVAKTILQVCVVQDEQEIRALDERRGQDRSYRESIYTDQSSYSSDDEDSYFAPAAPAASASASRTRRPPHRITDRSGYIPQSTKPGYMLKIKDPSALFDVLAQLWTTNGPTSIWKGSTSTFVYSLLLPTLNTFIRSLLSAIIGYPEDSFSTILESDILTSTSPGAALVLTCLSAALASIVLSPVDTARTYLILSPAGHGPGSLFRAIRQLPTPNYLIPPHLLPITILSSTLPTLLANSTPLFLKSYLSLDPVLNPSSWGLFTLMASGLELGVRIPLETVLRRAQIATFTSPVLRQQSITRTTVSASSSSQENVTSAVQTVVPTPDTYRGIVGTMWSIVYEEGTDGGAEAVAIERVLGRPPEPTTAGPAGRVPRRRRGQGIRGLYRSWRLEMWGIVGIWGSGFLGALLGPGDEEVLVESGAAMGLGPVGGRGSAGAF
- a CDS encoding rRNA processing protein RRP15 (EggNog:ENOG410PPB1~COG:S~BUSCO:14843at33183) — encoded protein: MAPSISKKRRIEDAMNGKTSQPKKKFKKQLEYHSSSSENEDDAPPAPFSGVTLQDSDSDNDGSVTGVQLPEDAVAASNAEENDASASDSENDSDSSDYSLATSDVGSIANRKQISKRNDPAAFSTSISKILGTKLSTSARADPVLSRSKSTAQTTADIANEKLEKRARAKIRAEKKEELERGRVKDVLGVERGEAGETAEQEKRLRKIAQRGVVKLFNAVRAAQVRGEEAAREERRKRATVGMDEREKKVTEVSKQGFLELINGKGKKVTIEEA